A single genomic interval of Cucumis sativus cultivar 9930 chromosome 5, Cucumber_9930_V3, whole genome shotgun sequence harbors:
- the LOC105435717 gene encoding LOW QUALITY PROTEIN: exopolygalacturonase (The sequence of the model RefSeq protein was modified relative to this genomic sequence to represent the inferred CDS: deleted 3 bases in 3 codons) yields the protein MQVQATLLAPPDLKGEDWVHFKYVNDLSVSGGGVFDGQGKKTWESNDCHKNPKCAPMPMSLKFSFIKNSVVSGITSKDSKNFHIQVLGANNFTLQNVNVNAPGTSINTDGIHLGRCVGINILNSNIGTGDDCISLGDGSKQVTITNVTCGPGHGISVGSLGRYNAEEPVEGLQVKNCTITGTTSGLRIKTWPASPAAGVASDMHYEDIVMNNVSNPIMIDQEYCPYNKCNKQIPSKVKISKVSFKNIRGTSGNAQAVTLVCSSSNPCEGVELADIDLTYTGNEGPIYFVCANVKPTITGKQNPPICSPLAPKAQSPAATTP from the exons ATGCAAGTACAAGCAACATTGCTAGCACCACCAGATCTAAAAGGTGAAGATTGGGTTCATTTCAAGTATGTCAATGATTTGTCAGTATCAGGAGGTGGAGTTTTTGATGggcaaggaaaaaaaacttggGAAAGCAACGATTGTCataaaaacccaaaatgtgCACCAATGCCCATG AGTTTGAAGTTCAGCTTTATAAAGAATTCAGTTGTGAGTGGCATAACCTCTAAAGATAGCAAGAACTTCCATATCCAAGTACTC GGTGCCAATAACTTTACCCTCCAAAACGTAAATGTAAATGCACCAGGAACTAGCATTAACACTGATGGAATTCACCTCGGGCGTTGTGTTggaattaatatattaaactcAAACATCGGTACTGGAGACGATTGCATCTCACTTGGAGATGGAAGCAAACAAGTAACAATCACAAATGTGACATGTGGGCCTGGACATGGCATAAGCGTAGGAAGTCTAGGAAGGTATAATGCTGAAGAACCAGTTGAGGGACTTCAAGTTAAGAATTGTACGATAACTGGTACAACAAGTGGGTTAAGAATTAAAACATGGCCAGCTTCACCTGCTGCTGGAGTAGCTTCGGACATGCATTATGAAGATATAGTTATGAATAATGTCTCGAATCCCATTATGATAGATCAAGAATATTGTCCATATAACAAATGCAATAAACAG ATACCATCTAAAGTGAAGATCAGCAAGGTGAGT TTCAAGAATATCAGAGGTACTTCTGGAAATGCACAGGCAGTAACTCTTGTGTGTAGTTCAAGTAATCCATGTGAAGGTGTGGAGTTAGCTGACATTGACCTCACATACACTGGGAACGAAGGTCCCATTTACTTC GTATGCGCAAATGTGAAGCCCACTATTACTGGAAAACAAAACCCTCCTATTTGTTCTCCGCTTGCTCCCAAAGCTCAATCACCTGCTGCAACCACTCCATGA
- the LOC101220827 gene encoding LOW QUALITY PROTEIN: exopolygalacturonase (The sequence of the model RefSeq protein was modified relative to this genomic sequence to represent the inferred CDS: inserted 1 base in 1 codon), with translation MSIINFNIITALIAFILLLYVSIATAQSSTGAATQPGGAAAQPGGATVQPTAAANSSGGATVQPTAAANSSGGAGGVFDVTKYGAKPNADITQALATAWKEACASAGPSKVIIPSGTYTLGAIELKGECTSTPIEMQVQATLLAPPDLKGEDWVHFKYVNDLSVSGGGVFDGQGKKXWESNDCHKNPKCAPMPMSLKFSFIKNSVVSGITSKDSKNFHIQVLGCNNFTLQNVNVNAPGTSINTDGIHLGRCVGINILNSNIGTGDDCISLGDGSKQVTITNVTCGPGHGISVGSLGRYNAEEPVEGLQVKNCTITGTTSGLRIKTWPASPAAGVASDMHYEDIVMNNVSNPIMIDQEYCPYNKCNKQIPSKVKISKVSFKNIRGTSGNAQAVTLVCSSSNPCEGVELADIDLTYTGNEGPITSVCANVKPTITGKQNPPICSPLAPKAQSPAATTS, from the exons atGAGTATAATCAACTTCAACATCATCACTGCTCTCATCGCCTTCATCCTACTATTATATGTTTCCATCGCGACTGCCCAATCTAGTACTGGTGCCGCCACCCAACCTGGTGGTGCCGCTGCCCAGCCTGGTGGTGCCACCGTCCAACCTACTGCCGCCGCCAATTCTAGTGGTGGTGCCACCGTCCAACCTACTGCCGCCGCCAATTCTAGTGGTGGTGCTGGTGGCGTTTTTGATGTGACAAAGTACGGTGCTAAACCCAATGCTGATATCACTCAg gCTTTGGCAACTGCATGGAAGGAAGCTTGTGCATCAGCGGGTCCAAGTAAAGTAATTATTCCTAGCGGGACTTACACCTTAGGTGCAATTGAGTTAAAAGGTGAATGCACAAGTACTCCCATCGAAATGCAAGTACAAGCAACATTGCTAGCACCACCAGATCTAAAAGGTGAAGATTGGGTTCATTTCAAGTATGTCAATGATTTGTCAGTATCAGGAGGTGGAGTTTTTGATGGGCAAGGAAAAA CTTGGGAAAGCAACGATTGTCataaaaacccaaaatgtgCACCAATGCCCATG AGTTTGAAGTTCAGCTTTATAAAGAATTCAGTTGTGAGTGGCATAACCTCTAAAGATAGCAAGAACTTCCATATCCAAGTACTCGGGTGCAATAACTTTACCCTCCAAAACGTAAATGTAAATGCACCAGGAACTAGCATTAACACTGATGGAATTCACCTCGGGCGTTGTGTTggaattaatatattaaactcAAACATCGGTACTGGAGACGATTGCATCTCACTTGGAGATGGAAGCAAACAAGTAACAATCACAAATGTGACATGTGGGCCTGGACATGGCATAAGCGTAGGAAGTCTAGGAAGGTATAATGCTGAAGAACCAGTTGAGGGACTTCAAGTTAAGAATTGTACGATAACTGGTACAACAAGTGGGTTAAGAATTAAAACATGGCCAGCTTCACCTGCTGCTGGAGTAGCTTCGGACATGCATTATGAAGATATAGTTATGAATAATGTCTCGAATCCCATTATGATAGATCAAGAATATTGTCCATATAACAAATGCAATAAACAG ATACCATCTAAAGTGAAGATCAGCAAGGTGAGTTTCAAGAATATCAGAGGTACTTCTGGAAATGCACAGGCAGTAACTCTTGTGTGTAGTTCAAGTAATCCATGTGAAGGTGTGGAGTTAGCTGACATTGACCTCACATACACTGGGAACGAAGGTCCCATTACTTCTGTATGCGCAAATGTGAAGCCCACTATTACTGGAAAACAAAACCCTCCTATTTGTTCTCCGCTTGCTCCCAAAGCTCAATCACCTGCTGCAACCACTTCATGA
- the LOC101220589 gene encoding protein NETWORKED 4A — MESPELKKLKPFWDEAGIQNRSKWLSNSLEDMNRSVEQMLKTIKENSDSFPESVDMDSQVEEFSRLYQSLVENVLSPELQLQVPVYSDCGSPQGTPELSSDQKQGFNLSSNRGLDISFDSGGGSSSLSLKDGTESSSSSSSSDSESESFNSSVDNNYVVSRAERDGQGLKKKLLAIESELPNIKGGFWVGEEVKVNYDELHDKIAKIEEELKVSNAKLQSSENEVTRLKSEVEKNETAILLSEGLQAQLESVEKDKQVMETELQVKKKKIEQLETRISQSDSKIERLIKDLEISKEMLKSSNDKITRLTHELENTKSDHHIQIKELETAFQVSQERFHAEKEQMETDILRQVEAEKTETKALHNSQLTMYQGEISQLKEELSVRSESLADLNRNHDELKLKYDMVMAEKDEASAVVLSLLADKESRESHVNELKGQLKHLQVDKRRLIEGSERQNKEIDDLKLRLSELGEEVKMQKTMIEDGAEGKREAIRQLCFSLEHYRNGYQELREAFIAHKPRPVLSA; from the exons ATGGAAAGTCCGGAATTGAAGAAGCTGAAACCATTTTGGGATGAGGCTGGGATTCAGAACAGATCTAAATGGCTTTCAAATAGTCTTGAAG ATATGAATCGGAGTGTTGAGCAGATGCTGAAGACGATCAAAGAAAATAGTGATAGTTTCCCCGAGAGTGTTGATATGGATTCACAAGTTGAGGAGTTCTCCCGGTTGTATCAATCATTGGTTGAAAATGTGTTATCACCGGAGCTACAATTGCAGGTGCCTGTTTATTCTGATTGTGGATCTCCTCAAGGCACACCGGAGTTAAGTTCCGATCAAAAACAGGGTTTCAATTTGTCGAGCAATAGAGGTTTGGATATCTCTTTTGATTCAGGTGGTGGCAGCTCCAGTCTTTCTCTCAAGGATGGAActgaatcttcttcttcttcttcttcatcggACTCTGAATCAGAATCTTTCAACTCATCTGTCGACAATAACTATGTGGTTTCACGTGCTGAAAGAGATGGACAAGGTCTGAAGAAAAAACTTCTTGCAATTGAATCTGAGCTTCCAAACATTAAAGGGGGATTTTGGGTTGGTGAGGAAGTTAAGGTAAATTATGATGAATTGCATGACAAAATCGCTAAGATCGAGGAAGAACTTAAAGTTTCAAATGCAAAGCTTCAATCATCTGAAAATGAGGTAACAAGATTAAAGAGTGAGGTTGAGAAGAATGAAACAGCAATTTTGCTATCAGAAGGATTGCAAGCCCAACTTGAATCAGTTGAAAAAGACAAGCAAGTAATGGAAACTGAACTTcaagtgaaaaagaagaaaatcgaGCAATTGGAAACTCGGATTTCACAATCTGATTCAAAGATTGAAAGATTGATTAAAGATTTAGAAATCAGCAAAGAAATGCTCAAAAGTTCAAACGACAAGATCACAAGGCTTACACATGAACTGGAGAACACAAAATCTGACCACCATATACAAATCAAGGAATTAGAAACTGCTTTCCAAGTTTCACAAGAACGATTTCATGCTGAGAAAGAACAAATGGAGACTGACATTCTCAGACAAGTTGAAGCTgagaaaacagaaacaaaagcTCTCCACAACTCTCAATTGACAATGTATCAAGGAGAGATTAGTCAGTTGAAGGAAGAACTTTCCGTAAGAAGCGAAAGTTTAGCTGATTTGAATAGGAATCACGACGAGCTAAAACTAAAGTATGATATGGTAATGGCTGAGAAAGATGAGGCGAGCGCCGTGGTTCTTTCACTTTTAGCTGATAAAGAATCGAGAGAATCTCATGTCAATGAATTGAAGGGTCAATTGAAGCATTTACAAGTAGACAAGAGGAGGTTGATTGAAGGATCTGAAAGGCAGAACAAAGAAATTGATGATTTGAAATTGAGACTCTCAGAGTTGGGAGAAGAAGTGAAAATGCAAAAGACTATGATAGAGGATGGGGCAGAAGGGAAAAGAGAAGCCATAAGGCAGCTCTGTTTCTCGTTGGAGCACTACAGGAATGGCTATCAAGAGCTTCGTGAAGCATTCATTGCGCACAAACCACGTCCGGTACTCTCTGCATAG